One genomic region from Leifsonia sp. Root1293 encodes:
- a CDS encoding CDP-glycerol glycerophosphotransferase family protein, with protein sequence MGVMKDAKLGLRYVKGVFANRRAQAELRQKLAAKPPLEPHRYKIAVYFADGKVNLYQMRQWYKPLAELSKTWPVLILSRASGSASILLDEAPVPVAYVRKVVDLERVIDEQDLHVIFYVNQNAKNFQMMRYGRRWHVFINHGESDKMYMTTNQFKAYDYALVAGDAALSRLNKVLWDYDFAKRALPIGRPQADHYSGELPYTPDARDVVLYAPTWEGDRAAAAYGSVATHGVALVRALLATGRHRVIYRPHPRSGVVDDAYGAANREIIRMIAQANASDQTAQHIFDQGADLGWQLAAADVAVVDISAMVYDRLATGKPLMITRPVNPAAEIDTGGYLSDCEWLTAADAPNIVEFVDELSHGDDARERLRVWVERYFGDATPGAATARFHAAVQHLMDEWDRNAALHAADGEVDEHDVGEDDDPGILGQ encoded by the coding sequence GTGGGTGTGATGAAGGACGCGAAGCTGGGCTTGCGTTACGTGAAGGGTGTCTTCGCCAACCGCCGCGCCCAGGCGGAACTGCGTCAGAAGCTGGCCGCGAAGCCGCCGCTCGAGCCCCACCGCTACAAGATCGCGGTCTACTTCGCCGACGGCAAGGTCAACCTGTACCAGATGCGGCAGTGGTACAAGCCGCTCGCCGAGTTGTCGAAGACCTGGCCGGTGCTGATCTTGAGCCGGGCATCGGGTTCGGCGTCGATCCTGCTCGACGAGGCGCCCGTTCCGGTGGCCTACGTGCGCAAAGTCGTCGACCTGGAGCGGGTGATCGACGAGCAGGACCTGCACGTCATCTTCTACGTCAACCAGAACGCCAAGAACTTCCAGATGATGCGCTACGGGCGCCGCTGGCACGTTTTCATCAACCATGGTGAGAGCGACAAGATGTACATGACCACGAACCAGTTCAAGGCCTACGACTACGCGCTGGTCGCCGGCGACGCAGCCCTGTCGCGGTTGAACAAGGTGCTGTGGGACTACGACTTCGCGAAACGGGCGCTGCCCATCGGGCGTCCGCAGGCCGACCACTACTCGGGCGAGCTGCCGTACACGCCCGATGCCCGTGACGTCGTGCTCTACGCGCCTACATGGGAGGGCGACCGGGCCGCTGCCGCCTACGGATCCGTCGCCACGCACGGTGTCGCACTCGTCCGCGCGCTGCTGGCCACGGGGCGGCACCGGGTGATCTATCGACCGCATCCGCGGTCCGGAGTCGTCGATGACGCCTACGGGGCTGCCAACCGGGAGATCATCCGGATGATCGCCCAGGCCAATGCGTCAGACCAGACAGCGCAGCACATCTTCGATCAGGGTGCCGACCTCGGCTGGCAGCTCGCGGCAGCCGATGTAGCGGTCGTCGACATCTCAGCCATGGTCTACGACCGTCTGGCGACCGGCAAGCCGTTGATGATCACCCGCCCGGTGAACCCAGCAGCGGAGATCGACACCGGCGGCTACCTGTCCGACTGCGAGTGGCTGACGGCGGCGGACGCCCCGAACATCGTCGAGTTCGTCGACGAGCTGTCGCACGGCGACGACGCACGCGAGCGGCTGCGGGTGTGGGTGGAACGCTACTTCGGCGACGCGACCCCCGGCGCGGCCACCGCGCGCTTCCACGCCGCCGTGCAGCATCTCATGGACGAGTGGGACCGCAATGCCGCACTGCACGCCGCCGATGGCGAGGTCGACGAACACGATGTCGGCGAAGACGACGATCCGGGCATCCTCGGGCAGTAG
- a CDS encoding glycosyltransferase family 2 protein, translating into MSAPDPTVGVVVLTQGTRPDDLARGIRSLQEQTGVSLDIVCVGNGWEPTGLPAGVATLALPENLGIPAGRNRGVARVDGEFLFFLDDDASLPDPGFLATAVAKLRADPSIGLIQPRVVDPSGTTPPKRWIPRIRKGDAEHSSNVFSVWEGAIILPRAVFDATGGWAEPFFYAHEGIELAWRVWDQGKRTWYAGDLVANHPVITPTRHSYYYRLNARNRVWLARRNLPAVFIPLYVGSWTGVQVLRSLRNRDGLGAWWGGWREGWRTDAGERRPLRWRTVWRMTLAGRPPVI; encoded by the coding sequence GTGTCCGCTCCTGATCCCACCGTCGGCGTCGTCGTGCTCACCCAGGGCACGCGTCCCGATGACCTGGCCCGCGGCATCCGCTCGCTCCAGGAGCAGACCGGGGTCAGCCTCGACATCGTCTGCGTCGGCAACGGATGGGAACCGACGGGGCTGCCTGCCGGAGTGGCGACCCTCGCGCTGCCCGAGAACCTCGGCATCCCAGCCGGCCGCAATCGCGGTGTCGCTCGAGTCGACGGCGAGTTCCTGTTCTTCCTCGACGACGACGCGAGCCTGCCCGATCCCGGCTTCCTCGCGACGGCGGTGGCGAAGCTGCGTGCCGACCCCTCGATCGGGCTCATCCAGCCACGGGTCGTCGACCCGAGCGGAACCACGCCGCCGAAGCGGTGGATCCCGCGCATCCGCAAGGGCGATGCCGAGCACTCGAGCAACGTCTTCTCGGTCTGGGAGGGCGCCATCATCCTTCCCCGCGCCGTGTTCGACGCCACGGGCGGATGGGCCGAGCCGTTCTTCTACGCCCACGAGGGCATCGAGCTCGCCTGGCGGGTCTGGGACCAGGGCAAGCGCACCTGGTATGCCGGCGACCTGGTGGCGAATCACCCGGTGATCACCCCGACGCGGCACAGCTACTACTACAGGCTGAACGCCCGCAACAGGGTGTGGTTGGCCCGGCGCAACCTGCCCGCCGTCTTCATCCCGCTCTACGTCGGCTCCTGGACCGGCGTGCAGGTGCTGCGGTCGCTGCGCAATCGCGACGGTCTCGGGGCCTGGTGGGGCGGCTGGCGCGAGGGCTGGAGAACGGATGCCGGCGAGCGGCGGCCCCTCCGCTGGCGCACGGTGTGGCGCATGACTCTCGCCGGCCGCCCGCCCGTCATCTGA